From one Maridesulfovibrio frigidus DSM 17176 genomic stretch:
- the mobA gene encoding molybdenum cofactor guanylyltransferase codes for MPSKKLLAEKNISAAILAGGEGSRMGHLDKSCLEISGEKIVERIIRQLSGLFLETFVITRTPENHSNLKVRLEGDIYDRRSSLTGVHAALSHSRTDHVFITACDSPFLQKDLVTKMLALLTPEDDVLIPMHANKRYEPLCAIYSKRCLPYIEENLNNNIFQIIRFFPNVKVTTVDAATLQEHDQNLESFINVNTPDELTKACERAEKCKKI; via the coding sequence ATGCCGTCCAAAAAGTTACTTGCAGAAAAAAATATTAGCGCAGCCATATTAGCTGGTGGCGAAGGAAGCCGGATGGGTCATCTGGATAAGTCCTGTCTTGAAATTTCCGGCGAAAAAATTGTAGAGAGAATTATCCGGCAGCTATCGGGGCTTTTCCTCGAAACATTTGTAATAACTAGAACGCCCGAAAATCACTCGAATTTAAAGGTAAGGCTTGAAGGCGATATCTACGATCGTAGAAGCTCTCTTACAGGCGTGCACGCTGCGTTAAGCCACTCCCGAACAGATCATGTATTCATAACAGCTTGCGATTCCCCCTTCTTGCAAAAAGACCTTGTCACAAAGATGCTCGCACTTCTGACTCCTGAAGACGACGTACTGATCCCCATGCACGCAAATAAAAGATACGAGCCGCTATGCGCCATATATTCGAAACGGTGCCTACCTTACATAGAAGAGAACCTTAATAATAATATTTTCCAAATCATCAGATTCTTTCCAAATGTAAAAGTGACAACAGTAGACGCTGCAACACTCCAGGAACATGATCAAAACCTAGAATCTTTCATCAATGTAAATACGCCTGACGAACTTACCAAAGCGTGTGAGAGAGCTGAAAAATGCAAAAAGATATAA
- a CDS encoding molybdopterin molybdotransferase MoeA — MQKDIKKDNSPFPKKITRQQALAIIEKQLSPITEQLIPVAESCDCVSAETIFSDVSMPEHDRSAMDGFAIASALTATASVESPVTFTISGEVRPSPSKIEEQPEKSIQSESFSATKILTGGIIPDHADAIIPFENVSIFKDKISVTTPVGSGPFIRKEGSDILNAEIIVSENELISACTAALLAYTGKYHIRARVAPSVAVLAVGNELCDPSKTCKDGLIPADNLILVKGLCESNGTGPVKISPCENSPEAIAKAIKENSDCDLIITTGGTGPGNRDFVFNSIYDGGGKPLFKGLAMHPAKSIFAFKMNDTAIIGLPGPPNAVHLAFHSIIKPVINILLGQPEKTETTTAILADSIRVSKGREKLIPCRLESKNGIVKAVPIDHSKLSSRRAMCLANAIIISPAGSNNTEAGSIVEVLTMK, encoded by the coding sequence ATGCAAAAAGATATAAAAAAAGACAATTCACCTTTCCCAAAGAAAATAACTAGACAACAAGCTCTGGCAATTATTGAAAAACAGCTTTCGCCTATTACCGAGCAGTTAATTCCTGTTGCTGAAAGTTGCGATTGTGTCTCCGCTGAAACCATATTTTCCGACGTGTCCATGCCCGAACACGACCGTTCCGCCATGGACGGCTTCGCCATAGCGAGCGCACTGACTGCTACAGCATCCGTAGAATCCCCGGTGACTTTCACTATTTCGGGAGAAGTAAGACCTTCGCCATCAAAGATTGAGGAACAACCTGAAAAATCTATCCAGTCAGAAAGCTTCAGCGCCACAAAGATACTGACAGGTGGAATCATCCCAGACCACGCAGACGCAATTATCCCATTTGAGAACGTTTCAATTTTTAAAGATAAAATTTCAGTGACCACTCCGGTAGGGAGTGGCCCGTTTATTCGCAAAGAGGGGTCTGACATTCTTAATGCGGAAATTATTGTTTCCGAAAACGAACTTATTTCAGCCTGCACAGCTGCTCTTTTAGCGTACACCGGAAAATATCACATCAGGGCCCGCGTAGCTCCATCAGTAGCAGTTCTAGCTGTAGGTAATGAGCTTTGTGATCCATCTAAAACATGCAAGGATGGGCTTATCCCCGCTGACAACCTTATTCTTGTCAAAGGTTTATGCGAATCGAATGGAACAGGACCCGTTAAAATTTCTCCATGTGAAAATTCACCTGAAGCGATAGCCAAAGCTATTAAAGAGAACTCTGACTGCGACCTCATAATTACTACCGGAGGAACAGGGCCGGGTAATAGAGATTTCGTTTTCAACTCTATATATGATGGAGGAGGCAAGCCTTTATTTAAGGGACTGGCCATGCATCCTGCAAAATCAATTTTCGCTTTCAAAATGAATGATACAGCCATTATAGGACTCCCCGGGCCGCCAAACGCTGTCCATTTAGCCTTCCACTCGATAATAAAACCCGTCATAAACATTTTGCTCGGACAGCCTGAAAAAACAGAAACAACCACCGCAATTCTTGCAGACTCCATAAGAGTAAGCAAAGGACGCGAAAAGCTCATACCGTGCAGACTGGAGTCAAAAAACGGCATCGTAAAAGCGGTTCCTATCGATCACAGCAAACTATCTTCTCGTAGAGCTATGTGTCTGGCAAACGCAATAATAATAAGTCCTGCCGGATCAAACAATACAGAAGCAGGTAGCATTGTTGAAGTCCTCACAATGAAATAA
- a CDS encoding DnaA N-terminal domain-containing protein: MNSELWHSIKKKLRIRINPILVRVWVDPLSAHYEDGVVQITAPNEFVMNWVEEHLLSSIKDAAQEVLDEDVGITIAVRENAEKEPSAREFLTDVSAYYAVDDIVDCINRLRDLVRTRTVIMQIEKREHQGLSEEPDLLLEDQSFDAILDAVLEAFSVDFREIMVQETDHAELARRALYYLCFRYDIPPEEVALNMDCTVSEVKLGAAELEREISFAVDNGEDLDELLMRLFRKE, translated from the coding sequence ATGAATTCCGAATTGTGGCATTCCATCAAGAAAAAATTAAGAATTCGCATTAATCCGATTTTGGTCCGGGTATGGGTTGATCCCTTATCCGCTCATTATGAAGATGGTGTGGTTCAAATTACTGCGCCTAATGAATTTGTCATGAACTGGGTAGAGGAACATCTGCTTAGCTCTATCAAAGATGCTGCTCAGGAAGTTCTTGATGAGGACGTAGGCATTACGATTGCGGTGAGAGAGAATGCAGAAAAGGAGCCTAGCGCACGAGAATTTCTGACGGATGTCTCGGCTTATTACGCTGTTGATGATATCGTCGATTGCATTAACCGTTTGCGGGACCTTGTTCGCACCCGAACAGTTATTATGCAGATTGAGAAACGAGAACATCAGGGCTTGTCTGAAGAGCCTGATCTACTTCTCGAAGACCAGAGTTTCGATGCAATCTTAGATGCCGTGTTAGAAGCTTTTTCTGTGGATTTTAGAGAGATAATGGTGCAGGAAACTGATCATGCGGAACTCGCTAGGCGTGCTCTGTATTACCTTTGCTTTCGCTATGATATTCCGCCCGAAGAGGTTGCTCTTAATATGGATTGTACTGTTTCTGAAGTTAAGCTCGGAGCTGCAGAACTGGAGAGAGAAATTTCTTTTGCCGTCGATAACGGTGAAGATTTAGATGAGCTTCTAATGAGACTGTTTCGCAAAGAATAA
- a CDS encoding chromosomal replication initiator protein DnaA, translated as MMTDSWNKILNFLEKGLNPGLFKVWIKPLTAEVSNNSIKLYAPNEFVAAWVRDRLIDNITEAGTQVLGTCPKIVVGVNKVAAKPAGLIKPRASRQVQTSMGLPMMRPAVTTKMPRWRFSFDDFIVGDSNQLACAASQSLCDNSLPGDQLFLSSTPGLGKTHLLHSIGKGLCASSNKKHVSIACLTAEEFANRMVMALKAGEISRFKSEFRENVDCLLLEDVHFFQGKHKMQDEILETLKSLQLRGSKVVMTSSFLPRELEKVDPQLVSRFCSGLLAVIATPDFETRKRIVQSKAIKLGTQVPDSISSLLADRITTDVRQLESCLQNLVLKARLLNKNLTQDLAWQVLENYSLENTNPSYDSIVEHICRSYELSADQLRSKSRKRQIVLARNTAFFLARKHTELSLKDIGVRLGRRHSTVIKGITNIEREISLQTPLGRQLQDTVARLTP; from the coding sequence ATGATGACAGACAGCTGGAACAAAATTTTAAATTTTCTTGAGAAAGGGCTAAACCCCGGTCTATTCAAGGTTTGGATCAAACCTTTGACGGCTGAGGTTAGCAATAACTCCATTAAGCTTTACGCTCCTAATGAATTTGTTGCTGCATGGGTTAGAGACCGTCTTATAGATAATATTACTGAAGCCGGGACTCAGGTCCTAGGGACTTGCCCTAAGATTGTTGTAGGCGTTAATAAGGTCGCGGCAAAGCCCGCTGGACTTATTAAACCTAGAGCATCAAGACAAGTGCAGACCAGCATGGGACTACCCATGATGCGTCCAGCTGTAACTACTAAAATGCCTCGCTGGAGATTTTCATTCGACGATTTTATTGTCGGTGATTCTAATCAGCTTGCGTGTGCGGCGTCACAATCTCTTTGTGACAACTCGTTGCCTGGTGATCAGCTTTTTCTCAGCTCCACACCCGGACTAGGAAAAACTCACCTGCTTCATTCGATAGGTAAGGGACTTTGTGCTTCAAGCAATAAAAAACACGTATCTATTGCTTGTCTTACTGCCGAAGAATTTGCCAACAGAATGGTTATGGCTTTAAAAGCTGGTGAAATATCACGCTTTAAATCTGAATTTCGTGAAAACGTTGACTGTTTGCTTCTTGAAGATGTTCATTTCTTCCAGGGCAAACATAAAATGCAGGATGAAATTCTTGAAACTTTGAAAAGTCTGCAGTTGCGCGGCTCCAAAGTTGTTATGACCAGTTCTTTTTTACCGCGCGAACTTGAAAAGGTTGATCCTCAGCTAGTTTCACGGTTCTGTTCTGGGCTTTTGGCAGTAATTGCCACTCCTGATTTCGAAACCAGAAAACGCATTGTACAGAGCAAAGCAATCAAGCTTGGAACTCAGGTGCCGGATTCTATCTCAAGTCTCCTTGCTGACCGAATTACGACTGATGTAAGGCAACTGGAAAGTTGTTTGCAGAACCTTGTATTGAAAGCCAGACTGCTCAATAAAAATTTGACGCAGGATTTAGCATGGCAAGTTCTCGAAAATTATTCCTTGGAAAATACAAATCCAAGCTATGATTCAATCGTTGAACATATTTGCCGTTCTTATGAGCTTTCAGCGGATCAGCTTCGTTCCAAGAGTAGGAAACGCCAAATTGTTCTTGCCAGAAATACAGCCTTCTTTCTCGCCCGTAAACATACCGAGCTTTCTTTGAAAGATATCGGTGTAAGACTCGGACGCAGACATTCCACAGTTATCAAAGGTATCACAAATATAGAACGGGAAATTTCTTTGCAAACTCCTCTCGGAAGGCAGTTGCAGGATACAGTCGCACGTTTGACCCCATAA
- the thyX gene encoding FAD-dependent thymidylate synthase produces MPEKDLRVELLSMTPNALELIYASFRQCYYAGFSADMWPKLVSGEIAKEKQDSFVSTILESGHDSPIEHVSFTFAIEGISRACSHQIVRHRIASYSQQSQRYVTESDMDYIIPPAIKKIPEARARFEKFMEEVGSAYKDLREILVDAGRESKANEDARFVLPQAAETKIVVTMNCRSLMHFFNLRCCQRAQWEVRIMADKMLKLCKESLPAIFRNGGAKCEQLGYCPEAERFACGKYPTLKELIGNK; encoded by the coding sequence ATGCCAGAGAAAGATTTACGAGTAGAATTGTTATCGATGACACCTAATGCCCTAGAACTGATTTATGCATCGTTCAGGCAATGTTATTATGCAGGTTTTTCTGCGGATATGTGGCCTAAGTTAGTGAGCGGGGAGATTGCAAAAGAAAAACAGGACTCCTTTGTATCCACTATTTTGGAATCTGGTCACGACAGCCCTATTGAGCACGTGAGCTTTACTTTCGCCATAGAGGGTATCTCAAGAGCTTGCTCTCATCAGATAGTACGGCACCGTATTGCTTCCTACTCTCAGCAGAGTCAGCGTTACGTGACGGAGAGTGACATGGATTACATTATACCTCCTGCCATAAAGAAGATTCCAGAAGCCCGTGCGCGCTTTGAGAAATTTATGGAAGAAGTTGGATCTGCATATAAAGATCTTAGGGAAATCCTTGTCGACGCCGGGCGCGAAAGCAAGGCCAATGAAGATGCTAGGTTCGTTCTTCCTCAGGCTGCGGAAACAAAAATTGTAGTTACAATGAATTGCCGTTCGTTAATGCATTTTTTCAATTTGCGCTGCTGCCAGAGAGCACAGTGGGAAGTCCGTATTATGGCGGATAAGATGCTTAAGCTGTGTAAGGAAAGTCTACCTGCGATATTTAGGAATGGTGGCGCTAAGTGTGAACAGTTGGGTTATTGTCCTGAGGCTGAAAGGTTTGCCTGTGGTAAATATCCTACTCTTAAGGAACTAATTGGAAATAAATAG
- the typA gene encoding translational GTPase TypA: MTTLTINNKIRNIAIIAHVDHGKTTLVDGMFKQSGLFREGQKVDDRLMDSMDLERERGITIAAKNCAVDWKGTKVNVIDTPGHADFGGEVERSLSMADGAILLVDASEGPLPQTRFVLKKALEAGLKVIVVVNKIDRSDARPDEVLDEIYDLFIDLDANEEQLEFPVMYAIGRDGIAQHTLEEKGENLHPLMDMVIEHIPGPSYDADEPFQMLVSDLGYSDYLGRLAIGKVIHGSTKQVEPLVRIDENGDVVSLKLTKVQTYDGVTFHETDIANPGDIVVVSGLDEVTIGDTICTREAPKALPRITVDEPTVSMSFGINTSPMAGLEGKLVQSSKIRERLEKETLLNVAIKIEESEYRDSFTVKGRGEFQLAILIETMRREGFELTIGRPQVIYKKVDGKKLEPMEQIFIDCEDAFMGVVTEKLSSRKAKMNNLVNNGKGRVRMEFSAPSRSLIGYRDEFLTDTKGTGIMNTLFAGYDDYRGDFPSRYTGSLVSDRAGKGVAYAIFNLEPRGEMFVRPGDPVYEGMIVGEHNKDTDININPTKEKKLTNMRASGKDEAVILTPCRPMSLERAMHFITDDELIEVTPESIRIRKAELSNAKRHMSRGKELKKKK, encoded by the coding sequence GTGACTACACTTACTATTAATAATAAAATCAGAAATATCGCTATCATAGCGCACGTTGACCATGGTAAAACAACATTGGTTGACGGCATGTTCAAGCAAAGCGGACTCTTCCGCGAAGGCCAGAAAGTCGACGACAGACTAATGGACAGCATGGACCTCGAGCGTGAACGCGGAATTACCATTGCAGCTAAAAACTGTGCGGTTGACTGGAAAGGCACAAAAGTTAACGTCATCGACACCCCCGGCCATGCCGACTTTGGTGGAGAAGTTGAACGTTCCCTTAGCATGGCTGACGGAGCAATCCTTCTAGTTGATGCTTCTGAAGGCCCACTCCCACAGACAAGATTCGTACTAAAAAAAGCTCTCGAAGCTGGCCTAAAAGTCATCGTTGTTGTCAACAAGATTGACCGCTCTGACGCCCGCCCTGACGAAGTTCTTGACGAAATTTACGACCTATTCATCGACCTTGATGCTAACGAAGAGCAGCTTGAATTCCCTGTCATGTACGCAATCGGCAGAGACGGAATCGCTCAGCACACTCTCGAAGAAAAAGGTGAAAACCTACATCCTCTTATGGATATGGTTATCGAACATATTCCTGGTCCTTCCTACGATGCAGATGAACCTTTCCAGATGCTTGTTTCCGACCTCGGATACTCCGACTACCTCGGACGTCTCGCAATCGGTAAAGTAATTCACGGCTCCACCAAACAAGTCGAACCTCTTGTTCGTATTGATGAAAATGGAGATGTCGTTTCTCTTAAACTTACCAAAGTACAGACTTACGATGGTGTGACTTTTCACGAAACAGATATCGCCAATCCGGGTGATATCGTAGTTGTTTCCGGCCTAGACGAAGTCACCATCGGTGATACTATCTGTACAAGAGAAGCTCCTAAAGCTCTTCCAAGAATCACTGTTGATGAACCAACAGTATCCATGAGCTTCGGAATTAATACTTCCCCAATGGCTGGCCTTGAAGGCAAGCTCGTTCAGTCTTCTAAAATTCGTGAAAGACTCGAAAAAGAAACTTTACTGAACGTTGCCATTAAAATCGAAGAAAGCGAATACCGAGATAGTTTCACAGTTAAAGGACGCGGCGAATTTCAGCTTGCTATCCTAATTGAAACAATGCGCCGTGAAGGCTTCGAGCTGACCATCGGAAGACCTCAGGTTATCTACAAAAAAGTAGACGGTAAGAAGCTTGAGCCAATGGAACAGATTTTCATCGATTGTGAAGACGCATTCATGGGAGTTGTAACCGAAAAACTTTCTTCCAGAAAAGCAAAAATGAACAACCTCGTTAATAACGGTAAAGGCCGTGTTCGCATGGAATTTTCCGCGCCATCACGTTCCCTTATCGGTTATCGCGATGAGTTCCTCACTGACACTAAAGGAACTGGAATCATGAATACTCTATTCGCCGGATACGACGATTACAGAGGTGATTTCCCTTCACGTTACACAGGTTCTCTTGTTTCTGACCGTGCAGGTAAAGGTGTAGCTTACGCTATATTCAACCTTGAGCCTCGCGGCGAAATGTTCGTAAGACCTGGCGATCCTGTATACGAAGGAATGATTGTAGGCGAGCACAACAAGGATACTGATATCAATATCAATCCTACTAAAGAGAAAAAGCTCACCAACATGCGCGCATCCGGTAAAGATGAAGCTGTCATTCTTACTCCATGCAGACCGATGTCTCTTGAAAGAGCAATGCATTTCATCACTGATGATGAATTGATCGAAGTAACACCTGAGTCTATCAGAATTCGTAAAGCAGAGCTCTCCAACGCGAAACGCCACATGTCCCGCGGTAAAGAACTTAAGAAAAAGAAATAG
- a CDS encoding asparaginase yields the protein MAQNNISNEVVLIFTGGTIGMSESPEAGGVVPDDNFNKLLSEITPDDKDIKIRPVLWSDIPSPHMSPEKMFQLSRDVDAYLAEDKVLGAVILHGTDLMSETAYALDLTVNSPKPVILTGAMRYFNESGYDGIRNLVDAVRVCLLPPPEGTDVIIQMADKLFAAKNAIKSSSLNVDPFIGQNTGRIGFIAGESVILTRANSGRRPRFTFPVTGVDNNVHLVGCHPGMNSTILEKLLETDVKGIVLEGFGAGNTPPELVSGIEKCLEASVHVILCTRCVEGGVWPIYAYKGGAANLKQKGVITAGGLSALKATILLQLLIGSNCPAEQIKTIFAEESV from the coding sequence ATGGCCCAAAATAATATTTCAAACGAAGTTGTCCTTATATTCACCGGCGGCACTATCGGAATGAGCGAAAGCCCCGAAGCTGGCGGAGTTGTGCCTGACGACAATTTCAACAAATTACTTTCTGAAATCACTCCTGACGATAAAGATATTAAAATACGTCCGGTGCTATGGTCTGATATTCCAAGCCCGCACATGTCTCCTGAAAAAATGTTTCAGCTATCTCGAGATGTTGACGCATATCTCGCGGAAGATAAGGTTCTAGGTGCGGTAATTCTACACGGAACAGACCTCATGTCGGAAACAGCTTACGCACTGGACCTAACAGTCAATTCTCCAAAACCGGTAATACTCACCGGAGCCATGCGCTATTTCAATGAATCAGGCTATGACGGCATACGCAATCTAGTAGATGCCGTAAGGGTCTGCCTGCTCCCGCCGCCCGAAGGAACAGACGTCATCATCCAAATGGCCGACAAACTTTTTGCGGCCAAAAACGCCATTAAATCCAGCTCCCTTAATGTTGATCCTTTTATCGGGCAAAACACAGGTAGAATTGGTTTTATTGCCGGAGAATCAGTAATTTTGACCCGCGCTAATTCAGGCAGGCGTCCTAGGTTCACGTTCCCCGTGACAGGCGTAGATAACAACGTGCACTTGGTGGGTTGTCATCCAGGAATGAATTCAACAATACTCGAAAAATTATTAGAAACAGACGTAAAAGGGATAGTGCTTGAGGGATTCGGAGCGGGCAACACACCACCGGAACTAGTGTCAGGCATCGAGAAATGCTTAGAAGCCAGCGTACATGTTATCCTATGTACAAGATGCGTAGAGGGCGGAGTATGGCCCATTTATGCTTACAAAGGTGGCGCTGCAAATTTGAAGCAAAAAGGTGTAATCACTGCAGGTGGACTTTCCGCGCTGAAAGCAACCATTCTGCTTCAGCTTTTGATCGGAAGCAATTGCCCTGCTGAGCAGATTAAAACTATTTTCGCAGAAGAAAGTGTTTAA
- a CDS encoding AzlD domain-containing protein — MDQKIIFFIIIGMMVVTYVPRVLPVLALSSRELPPVVARWLGYVPTAVLSAMLVPSLLAPEGVINLGFDNIYLWVAIPTFAIAMFTRNFFGTVAVGMGLVAAARYFF, encoded by the coding sequence ATGGACCAAAAAATAATTTTCTTTATAATAATCGGAATGATGGTTGTAACGTACGTACCGCGCGTATTGCCTGTGCTTGCGCTTAGCTCACGAGAATTGCCTCCCGTAGTGGCTCGCTGGCTAGGATATGTGCCTACTGCGGTATTATCTGCGATGCTTGTCCCCTCACTTCTCGCGCCCGAAGGTGTGATTAATTTGGGCTTCGACAATATTTATCTGTGGGTGGCGATACCAACCTTTGCTATAGCAATGTTTACGAGAAATTTTTTCGGGACGGTTGCCGTCGGCATGGGGCTTGTTGCCGCAGCGCGTTACTTTTTTTAA
- a CDS encoding AzlC family ABC transporter permease yields MSSQKIRFNGALMSAMKQALPIVLGFLPVGFAYGVLARKTGISIDNTVLMSLLVFAGSAQFIAVGLLASGASAMSVIITTFVVNLRHLLMSAALSPYLRKWSKLELAAFGFQLTDESFAVHSTRFAKGEVGKSETFLINSIAQLAWVGGTVLGIVSSSLISDIKPMGLDYALPAMFIALLIFQVKDKTHVVVGVITGLISTALALGGAGQWNVIIATLIGASLGVALSWTKK; encoded by the coding sequence ATGAGTTCCCAAAAAATTAGATTTAACGGCGCGCTGATGTCGGCCATGAAACAGGCTTTACCTATTGTATTAGGTTTTCTACCTGTCGGCTTTGCTTATGGAGTTCTTGCTCGTAAGACTGGGATTTCTATCGATAACACTGTGCTGATGTCTCTGCTTGTATTTGCAGGATCTGCGCAGTTTATTGCGGTTGGATTGCTTGCTTCCGGAGCGTCTGCCATGTCTGTTATCATTACTACTTTCGTGGTTAATCTCAGGCATCTTCTGATGTCTGCGGCTCTTTCTCCATATCTACGTAAATGGTCTAAACTCGAACTTGCCGCTTTCGGATTTCAACTTACGGATGAATCTTTTGCTGTGCATTCAACTAGGTTTGCCAAGGGTGAAGTCGGTAAATCCGAAACTTTTCTGATCAACAGCATTGCTCAGCTTGCATGGGTAGGCGGGACTGTGCTGGGTATAGTTTCAAGCTCGTTAATTTCGGATATTAAACCTATGGGGCTCGATTATGCTCTTCCGGCGATGTTTATTGCTCTACTTATATTTCAGGTTAAAGATAAGACGCATGTCGTAGTCGGAGTAATTACCGGACTTATTTCCACCGCATTGGCTCTTGGCGGAGCGGGGCAGTGGAACGTCATAATCGCAACATTGATCGGGGCCAGTCTGGGGGTGGCATTGTCATGGACCAAAAAATAA
- a CDS encoding aminotransferase-like domain-containing protein: MNIQRGEGEYRYKKVEQEISTHIEAGDLVPGDKLPSLRQMSTNLKVSISTVSHAYEELEKRGLIESRPRSGYYVRSEFRKIPTPSAKIAQNLEPHTVTKSKLIQTALETVGNKNLLPLGVVCPSSELLPTKQLAKIMCATIRENPEISVNYEPIAGNLQLRRQIAFRSVDCGSNITADDLIITTGAMEALYISLRTLTRPGDLVLIQAPTYYCFLQLVESLGLRAIEIPSCPEDGINPEDIGSAATTFDIKACILSPNFNNPDGGLTPDAAKKEIVEILAKKNIPLVEDDVYGDLFFGETRPRTFKSYDQDGGVLLCSSFSKTIAPGYRIGWLSPGRFKDKAMEVKATTNVSCASPTQMAVARYLREAHFDRHLKRLRSAMKDQMGKMRTEIAMSFPDGTKVTDPKGGSVLWVELPSNIDGVELFFKAREEGIGIVPGAVFSTRDAFSNYIRLSSGALWSDKIQNGVRRLGELAME, from the coding sequence ATGAATATTCAGCGCGGTGAAGGCGAATACAGATACAAAAAAGTTGAGCAGGAAATCTCTACGCATATCGAAGCGGGAGACCTAGTTCCTGGCGATAAACTGCCATCGCTCCGGCAGATGAGCACAAATTTAAAAGTGTCCATCTCAACGGTCAGTCACGCCTATGAAGAGCTTGAAAAGCGCGGATTAATTGAATCCCGCCCTAGGTCCGGCTATTATGTGCGCAGCGAGTTTCGCAAAATACCCACCCCGTCAGCTAAAATAGCTCAAAATCTTGAACCACACACCGTCACAAAAAGTAAACTGATTCAAACCGCGCTTGAAACAGTCGGCAACAAGAATCTGCTCCCGCTAGGAGTTGTCTGCCCTAGCAGTGAATTGTTACCCACCAAGCAGCTTGCTAAGATAATGTGTGCTACAATTAGGGAAAACCCTGAAATATCTGTTAATTATGAACCAATCGCAGGTAACCTGCAACTGCGCAGACAAATAGCATTCCGTTCAGTAGACTGCGGATCAAACATAACCGCCGATGATTTGATCATCACAACAGGAGCGATGGAAGCCCTGTATATATCACTGCGAACACTTACCCGCCCCGGCGATTTAGTGCTGATTCAAGCGCCAACTTACTATTGCTTTCTGCAACTAGTGGAAAGCCTCGGCCTGCGCGCAATAGAAATACCTTCATGTCCTGAAGACGGCATTAATCCAGAGGACATAGGTTCTGCGGCAACAACTTTTGACATTAAAGCCTGCATTCTTTCGCCCAATTTCAATAACCCTGACGGCGGACTCACTCCAGATGCGGCAAAAAAAGAAATAGTAGAAATACTGGCTAAAAAAAATATTCCACTCGTTGAAGATGATGTGTACGGAGATCTTTTCTTTGGCGAAACCAGACCTCGCACCTTCAAATCATATGACCAAGACGGAGGCGTATTGCTATGCTCTTCATTTTCAAAGACCATAGCGCCCGGATACCGTATTGGCTGGCTCTCACCCGGCAGATTTAAGGACAAGGCGATGGAAGTCAAAGCGACCACCAATGTATCATGTGCCTCCCCCACTCAAATGGCTGTCGCGCGTTATCTACGCGAAGCACATTTTGACCGGCACCTGAAAAGATTGCGCTCTGCAATGAAAGATCAAATGGGTAAGATGCGTACAGAAATCGCCATGTCATTTCCAGATGGCACAAAGGTTACCGATCCAAAAGGAGGCTCAGTTTTATGGGTGGAACTACCTTCTAATATAGATGGAGTAGAACTATTTTTCAAAGCTCGTGAGGAAGGAATAGGAATAGTGCCGGGAGCCGTATTTTCGACGCGCGACGCATTTTCAAACTACATAAGACTCAGCAGCGGGGCTCTCTGGTCCGATAAAATTCAAAACGGAGTCCGCAGGCTCGGCGAACTGGCTATGGAGTAA
- a CDS encoding tetratricopeptide repeat protein yields the protein MSGSKKPQKISRRGFLFGGFRKKDDKEQLNSAAKPIAATEVDLDVLASANVAYENKRYVEASEKYRDFIKSEPHNANARKRFGHSLYMSGKYIQAKVELERSLKILGEDNFSALYLGLTYCRMGKNEKVLAVWKGYFNPEKINIQREVNLQMALIESDPEFPLAEAADMVEKVLGETLEQGEAESQAKA from the coding sequence ATGTCCGGCTCAAAAAAGCCTCAGAAAATATCCCGTAGAGGTTTCCTCTTCGGTGGTTTTAGAAAGAAAGATGATAAAGAACAGCTTAACAGTGCCGCAAAACCTATTGCAGCCACTGAAGTGGATCTTGATGTTCTCGCAAGTGCTAATGTTGCATATGAAAACAAAAGATACGTGGAAGCTTCCGAAAAATATAGAGATTTTATTAAATCAGAGCCTCATAATGCCAATGCAAGAAAGCGTTTCGGGCATAGCCTGTATATGAGCGGAAAGTATATTCAGGCTAAAGTTGAGCTTGAAAGATCTCTTAAAATTCTAGGCGAAGACAACTTTTCCGCTCTTTATTTAGGGCTGACTTATTGCCGGATGGGCAAAAATGAAAAAGTTTTAGCCGTATGGAAAGGATACTTTAATCCTGAAAAAATTAATATTCAGCGCGAGGTTAATTTACAGATGGCACTGATTGAAAGTGACCCTGAATTTCCTCTGGCAGAAGCTGCCGATATGGTTGAAAAAGTTCTGGGTGAAACTTTAGAGCAAGGCGAGGCTGAATCTCAAGCCAAAGCGTAA